From the genome of Triticum aestivum cultivar Chinese Spring chromosome 3B, IWGSC CS RefSeq v2.1, whole genome shotgun sequence, one region includes:
- the LOC123071734 gene encoding RHOMBOID-like protein 13 gives MGRPLMYEIVEKPASSGVIAVCSLIWFLIQKRGIGYADVGLSYEAAVEGGQHWRLITAAFSHVSVVHLVFNMSALWSLGAVEQLGQAAGLGVQYYLHYTLVLVVLSGLLVLGIYHVMIRRFKVDYFRRVTAVGYSCVVFGWMTILAAKQPSSKLNLFGVLSLPISFAPFESLIFTSIMVPQASFIGHLSGIIVGYSIAWGLIHGMNNYWAVTLLGWIVLVFVLSLKRTGSLEMRFIEIEPVTDPSLPSVGLVASRNGRALQMDMLPGRGVADFV, from the coding sequence ATGGGGAGGCCTCTGATGTACGAGATagtggagaagccggcgagcagcGGCGTGATAGCCGTCTGCTCCCTCATCTGGTTCCTCATCCAGAAGAGGGGCATCGGGTACGCGGACGTGGGGCTGAGCTACGAGGCGGCCGTGGAGGGCGGGCAGCACTGGCGGCTCATCACCGCCGCCTTCTCGCACGTCAGCGTGGTGCACCTGGTGTTCAACATGAGCGCGCTGTGGAGCCTCGGCGCCGTCGAGCAGCTGGGGCAGGCCGCCGGGCTCGGCGTGCAGTACTACCTGCACTACACCCTTGTCCTCGTGGTGCTGTCCGGGCTGCTGGTTCTCGGGATCTACCACGTGATGATCCGGAGGTTCAAGGTGGACTACTTCCGGAGGGTGACCGCCGTCGGCTACTCGTGCGTCGTCTTCGGGTGGATGACAATTCTGGCCGCGAAGCAGCCGTCGTCCAAGCTCAACCTCTTTGGGGTCCTCTCGCTGCCCATCAGCTTCGCGCCCTTTGAATCGCTCATATTCACGTCAATCATGGTTCCCCAGGCGAGCTTCATCGGCCACCTGTCCGGGATCATCGTTGGGTACTCGATCGCCTGGGGTTTGATTCATGGGATGAATAACTACTGGGCCGTCACATTGCTTGGGTGGATTGTGCTTGTCTTCGTCTTGAGCTTGAAGCGCACAGGGTCTTTGGAGATGAGGTTTATCGAGATTGAGCCAGTTACGGATCCCTCGTTGCCATCTGTTGGTTTGGTCGCCTCCAGAAATGGCAGGGCTCTGCAAATGGATATGTTGCCCGGAAGAGGAGTTGCAGATTTTGTATGA
- the LOC123071733 gene encoding calreticulin-3, which translates to MGSSRRRGDRQLLHRLLALSSLLLLASGEVIFEERFEDGWETRWVKSDWKRSEGKAGTFKHTAGKYSGDPDDKGIQTTIDARHFAISAKIPEFSNKGRTLVVQYSIKFEQEIECGGGYIKLMSGYVNQKKYSGDTPYSLMFGPDICGTQTKKLHLILSYQGQNYPIKKDLQCETDRLTHVYTFILRPDASYSLLVDNRERESGSMYTDWDILPPRKIKDVGAKKPKDWDDREYIEDPDAVKPEGYDSIPREIPDPKDKKPDTWDDDDDGIWKPRRIPNPAYKGQWKRKKIKNPNYKGKWKIPWIDNPEFEDDPDLYVLKPLKYIGIEVWQVKAGSVFDNILICDDPEYAKQVADETWGANKEAEKEAFEEAEKERKAREDKEAQQAREEGERRRRERGDRHRGRDHYKDRYKRRNRDHWDDYHDEL; encoded by the exons ATGGGTAGCAGCCGCCGGCGGGGCGACCGCCAGCTCCTGCACCGCCTCCTCGCGCTCTCGTCGCTGCTCCTGCTCGCCTCCGGGGAGGTCATCTTCGAGGAGCGATTCGAAG ATGGTTGGGAGACTCGGTGGGTGAAATCCGATTGGAAAAGGAGCGAAGGGAAAGCCGGTACATTCAAGCACACGGCAGGAAAATATTCCGGAGATCCTGATGACAAAG GCATTCAAACAACAATAGATGCTAGGCATTTTGCTATCTCAGCCAAGATACCGGAGTTCAGTAACAAGGGCCGAACATTGGTGGTCCAGTATTCCATAAAGTTTGAGCAGGAAATTGAATGTGGTGGCGGCTATATTAAGCTAATGTCTGGTTATGTCAACCAGAAGAAATATAGCGGAGACACTCCATACAG CTTGATGTTTGGGCCAGATATATGTGGGACTCAAACAAAGAAGCTGCATCTTATACTCTCTTACCAGGGGCAGAACTACCCTATCAAGAAAGATCTACAATGCGAAACCGACAGGCTGACGCATGTTTACACATTCATTCTTAGGCCCGACGCATCTTATAGTTTACTTGTTGATAACCGTGAAAGAGAATCTGGGAGCATGTACACTGATTGGGACATCTTGCCTCCTCGTAAAATTAAGGATGTTGGTGCCAAAAAG CCTAAGGATTGGGATGACAGAGAGTACATTGAGGATCCAGATGCGGTTAAACCTGAG GGATATGATTCTATTCCAAGAGAGATTCCTGACCCAAAGGATAAAAAG CCCGACACATgggacgatgatgatgatggcatatGGAAACCTAGAAGGATACCGAATCCAGCATACAAAGGACAGTGGAAGCGCAAG AAAATTAAGAACCCTAACTACAAGGGTAAATGGAAGATCCCATGGATTGATAATCCAG AGTTTGAGGATGATCCAGATTTATATGTACTGAAACCTCTGAAGTATATTGGAATTGAAGTTTGGCAG GTAAAAGCCGGCTCAGTATTTGACAACATTCTCATTTGCGATGACCCGGAATATGCAAAACAGGTTGCCGATGAAACATGGGGTGCAAATAAGGAG GCTGAAAAGGAGGCTTTTGAAGAAGCTGAAAAGGAGAGGAAAGCTAGAGAAGATAAG GAAGCTCAACAAGCAAGGGAGGAAGGAGAGcgacggaggagagagaggggtgaTCGACACCGTGGTAGGGACCATTACAAGGACAGATACAAAAGA CGCAACAGAGATCACTGGGATGACTACCAT GATGAGCTTTGA